The Euphorbia lathyris chromosome 3, ddEupLath1.1, whole genome shotgun sequence genome contains a region encoding:
- the LOC136222315 gene encoding transcription factor bHLH128-like isoform X1 — MAQNHWSKPEKPATMWSPSSSSSSPQKPGVPTGLTRFGSAPGAFLARAVDSVIGPDSEFSALGPSPSLVNHQYFSGDSSSLTSESTCKVNSSNDLRGPPRNGGGGGGGGLQRSYGFGEMNGSLVRQKSSPAGFLSQGLAENGFSITAGTGGYNSHNGSNNGHGVSSLKSQLSFTRRDSLSLISEESDSIIEGINSNNGHQNSSHYSTGGFGMGSWDNTNSIVFSGPPSKRAKNIDEDILNCLGLETQFSLPQTGLEMATVEKLLNIPEDSVPCKIRAKRGFATHPRSIAERERRTRISGRLKKLQDLVPNMDKQTSYSDMLDLAVQHIKGLQGEVQKLHKELENCRCGCKPNTSTST, encoded by the exons ATGGCTCAAAATCATTGGTCGAAGCCTGAAAAACCCGCCACCATGTGGTCGCCGTCATCATCGTCTTCTTCGCCGCAAAAACCCGGAGTTCCTACTGGTTTAACCAGGTTCGGTTCGGCTCCAGGTGCCTTTTTAGCTAGAGCTGTTGATTCTGTTATAGGTCCTGACAGTGAATTCTCTGCCTTAGGACCTTCTCCTTCTTTAGTCAATCATCAATATTTCTCCGGAGATTCTTCCTCCCTCACCAGCGAGTCAACGTGTAAAGTCAACTCATCCAACGATCTAAGAGGCCCGCCCAGAAATGGAGGCGGAGGCGGAGGCGGCGGATTGCAGAGATCCTACGGGTTTGGTGAAATGAATGGATCTTTGGTTAGACAGAAGAGCTCGCCCGCTGGATTTCTATCCCAAGGTCTCGCTGAAAATG GATTTTCGATTACAGCAGGGACCGGAGGGTATAATTCTCACAATGGCTCAAATAATGGCCATGGCGTATCAAGTTTGAAGTCTCAATTAAGCTTCACTAGACGAGATTCTCTTTCCCTGATATCAGAAGAAAGTGACAGTATTATTGAAGGTATCAACTCTAACAATGGCCACCAGAATTCTTCGCATTATTCCACTGGTGGCTTTGGGATGGGCTCCTGGGACAACACCAATTCAATTGTATTTTCCGGACCTCCAAGCAAACGAGCAAAGAACATTGATGAAGACATCCTTAATTGTCTTGGCTTAGAAACTCAG TTTAGCTTGCCACAGACAGGTCTTGAGATGGCAACAGTGGAGAAGCTATTAAATATTCCTGAGGACTCTGTGCCTTGCAAAATCCGCGCTAAGCGTGGCTTCGCCACTCACCCACGTAGCATAGCTGAAAGG GAAAGAAGAACCAGAATAAGCGGCAGATTGAAGAAACTACAAGATCTTGTTCCTAACATGGATAAG CAAACAAGTTATTCAGACATGTTGGATTTGGCAGTGCAGCACATCAAAGGCCTTCAAGGAGAAGTTCAg AAACTGCACAAGGAATTAGAAAACTGTAGATGTGGATGCAAGCCAAACACAAGCACAAGCACATGA
- the LOC136222315 gene encoding transcription factor bHLH128-like isoform X2 translates to MAQNHWSKPEKPATMWSPSSSSSSPQKPGVPTGLTRFGSAPGAFLARAVDSVIGPDSEFSALGPSPSLVNHQYFSGDSSSLTSESTCKVNSSNDLRGPPRNGGGGGGGGLQRSYGFGEMNGSLVRQKSSPAGFLSQGLAENGFSITAGTGGYNSHNGSNNGHGVSSLKSQLSFTRRDSLSLISEESDSIIEGINSNNGHQNSSHYSTGGFGMGSWDNTNSIVFSGPPSKRAKNIDEDILNCLGLETQTGLEMATVEKLLNIPEDSVPCKIRAKRGFATHPRSIAERERRTRISGRLKKLQDLVPNMDKQTSYSDMLDLAVQHIKGLQGEVQKLHKELENCRCGCKPNTSTST, encoded by the exons ATGGCTCAAAATCATTGGTCGAAGCCTGAAAAACCCGCCACCATGTGGTCGCCGTCATCATCGTCTTCTTCGCCGCAAAAACCCGGAGTTCCTACTGGTTTAACCAGGTTCGGTTCGGCTCCAGGTGCCTTTTTAGCTAGAGCTGTTGATTCTGTTATAGGTCCTGACAGTGAATTCTCTGCCTTAGGACCTTCTCCTTCTTTAGTCAATCATCAATATTTCTCCGGAGATTCTTCCTCCCTCACCAGCGAGTCAACGTGTAAAGTCAACTCATCCAACGATCTAAGAGGCCCGCCCAGAAATGGAGGCGGAGGCGGAGGCGGCGGATTGCAGAGATCCTACGGGTTTGGTGAAATGAATGGATCTTTGGTTAGACAGAAGAGCTCGCCCGCTGGATTTCTATCCCAAGGTCTCGCTGAAAATG GATTTTCGATTACAGCAGGGACCGGAGGGTATAATTCTCACAATGGCTCAAATAATGGCCATGGCGTATCAAGTTTGAAGTCTCAATTAAGCTTCACTAGACGAGATTCTCTTTCCCTGATATCAGAAGAAAGTGACAGTATTATTGAAGGTATCAACTCTAACAATGGCCACCAGAATTCTTCGCATTATTCCACTGGTGGCTTTGGGATGGGCTCCTGGGACAACACCAATTCAATTGTATTTTCCGGACCTCCAAGCAAACGAGCAAAGAACATTGATGAAGACATCCTTAATTGTCTTGGCTTAGAAACTCAG ACAGGTCTTGAGATGGCAACAGTGGAGAAGCTATTAAATATTCCTGAGGACTCTGTGCCTTGCAAAATCCGCGCTAAGCGTGGCTTCGCCACTCACCCACGTAGCATAGCTGAAAGG GAAAGAAGAACCAGAATAAGCGGCAGATTGAAGAAACTACAAGATCTTGTTCCTAACATGGATAAG CAAACAAGTTATTCAGACATGTTGGATTTGGCAGTGCAGCACATCAAAGGCCTTCAAGGAGAAGTTCAg AAACTGCACAAGGAATTAGAAAACTGTAGATGTGGATGCAAGCCAAACACAAGCACAAGCACATGA